In Anaerostipes hadrus ATCC 29173 = JCM 17467, a single genomic region encodes these proteins:
- a CDS encoding GGDEF domain-containing protein yields the protein MTDYNIDFLIAGLVFLIFLLIHFQRYKKLNNISGRTFWFLIIAGIFDIIFDLLSSILLVKSNPAYNSWMIFFSTMLYILQMIVVYIFYNYTQALRHCDEDIRTRNIKIMAVPILCMEVAIVTNVLHKQFFYCNEQGQYVHGKAYLVTYIFTLICIAAVIINCFINQEEYQKNELRAIKEFLGVALVCVTIQMKFQSVLMTGFGLSLGITILFWALYNPQLYIDSLTGLYSKGYFRRWFPEQIKRKKELHLLMIDLWKLKQVNKLYGVTTGDELLIQIAEYLHKINEANHVFRIHGNRFFVFTTSLMDYETNKDAIMKLFKRPFKVKGERISFSAAICGIINVQEVKEIDVLIDYLEYLVQLKPKSDRTILIQNDQHTKEGFLYEQEVKKYMATAIEEDLFEVYYQPLYDLKEKRYRTMEALSRLRHPSLGMISPEVFIGIAEKHGQIAKLGYLQFRKVCKFIKEHPQIMEKIESIKYNLSPLELLKSGYSKKLLRTIEEFDIPFSYFQFEITETVATEYSEALYQTIADFKKSGIQICLDDFGSGYANLNTVLKLPFSTIKLDRSLLNGICYDDQVALLYKNIVAVMQNLGHKVVAEGVETQEEIDLLKQWGVDLVQGYYYTKPLDSEQIIHKLEKDVC from the coding sequence ATGACAGATTATAATATAGATTTTTTGATCGCAGGACTTGTATTTTTAATATTTCTGTTGATTCATTTTCAGCGTTATAAAAAACTGAATAATATCAGTGGAAGAACATTCTGGTTCTTAATTATTGCAGGAATATTTGATATCATATTTGATCTGTTAAGCTCCATACTATTGGTAAAAAGTAATCCTGCTTATAATTCATGGATGATCTTTTTTTCCACGATGCTTTATATCCTGCAGATGATCGTTGTATATATTTTCTATAATTATACACAGGCATTAAGACACTGTGATGAAGATATAAGAACAAGAAATATAAAGATCATGGCAGTACCAATACTATGTATGGAAGTAGCTATCGTGACCAATGTTTTACATAAACAGTTTTTTTATTGTAATGAACAGGGGCAGTATGTTCATGGAAAAGCATATTTGGTAACATATATTTTTACATTGATCTGTATAGCTGCTGTCATTATAAATTGCTTTATCAATCAGGAAGAATATCAGAAGAATGAGCTTCGGGCAATCAAGGAATTCCTTGGAGTTGCATTGGTCTGTGTTACGATACAGATGAAATTTCAATCTGTATTAATGACAGGATTTGGGTTATCCTTAGGGATTACGATCTTATTTTGGGCACTTTATAATCCACAGTTATATATAGACAGCCTGACCGGATTGTATTCTAAAGGCTATTTCAGGAGATGGTTTCCAGAGCAGATCAAGAGAAAGAAGGAACTTCATCTGCTTATGATCGATTTGTGGAAACTAAAACAAGTTAATAAGCTATATGGAGTTACAACAGGAGATGAATTGCTGATCCAGATTGCAGAATACCTTCACAAGATTAATGAAGCAAACCATGTTTTCAGGATTCATGGGAATCGTTTTTTTGTGTTCACAACATCATTGATGGATTATGAAACGAATAAAGATGCGATTATGAAACTATTTAAACGACCTTTTAAAGTAAAAGGGGAACGAATTTCTTTTTCCGCTGCGATATGTGGAATCATCAACGTTCAAGAAGTCAAAGAGATTGATGTATTGATCGATTATCTGGAATATCTGGTACAGTTAAAACCTAAATCAGACAGAACGATACTGATTCAGAATGATCAACATACAAAAGAAGGATTTCTTTATGAACAGGAAGTTAAAAAATATATGGCGACAGCAATTGAAGAGGATCTTTTTGAAGTATATTATCAGCCACTGTATGATCTAAAAGAAAAAAGATATCGTACAATGGAAGCATTAAGCCGATTGAGACATCCGTCACTTGGAATGATCTCACCAGAAGTTTTTATCGGAATCGCAGAGAAACATGGACAGATCGCAAAGCTTGGGTATCTTCAATTCCGAAAGGTCTGTAAGTTCATAAAAGAACATCCACAGATCATGGAAAAGATTGAAAGTATAAAGTATAATCTGTCTCCATTGGAATTATTAAAATCAGGATATAGCAAAAAACTACTCCGTACGATCGAAGAGTTTGATATACCGTTTTCGTATTTTCAATTTGAGATTACAGAAACTGTTGCGACAGAGTATAGTGAAGCATTGTATCAGACGATCGCAGATTTCAAAAAGTCAGGAATTCAGATCTGCCTAGATGATTTTGGATCTGGATATGCGAATCTAAATACGGTACTAAAACTACCATTTTCAACGATTAAACTGGATCGCTCTTTGCTAAATGGAATCTGCTATGATGACCAGGTCGCATTATTATACAAAAATATTGTTGCAGTCATGCAGAATCTGGGACATAAAGTCGTAGCAGAAGGAGTGGAAACTCAGGAAGAGATCGACCTGTTAAAACAATGGGGTGTTGATCTTGTACAAGGATATTATTATACAAAACCATTAGATTCAGAGCAGATCATTCATAAATTAGAGAAAGATGTTTGTTAG